Proteins co-encoded in one Astyanax mexicanus isolate ESR-SI-001 chromosome 1, AstMex3_surface, whole genome shotgun sequence genomic window:
- the LOC125784484 gene encoding amyloid beta A4 precursor protein-binding family B member 1-interacting protein-like isoform X1 produces the protein METQRSVSPVSSCMSMKSEDRFSNLASIQQDASYHYSGLQKSRAEPPEPSCVSMKSHNSMFLPPKFSDRAEPPEPSCVSMKSHNSMFLPPKFSNGAEPPEPSCVSMKSHNSMFLPPKFSDRAEPPEPSCVSMKSHNSMFLPPKFSDRAEPPEPSCVSMKSGNSMFLPPTFSNGAEPPEPSCVSMNIHNSMFIPTTFSNVGIFKR, from the exons ATGGAAACCCAGAGGTCTGTTTCTCCagtgagcagctgtatgtctatGAAGAGTGAAGACCGGTTCTCTAACTTGGCTTCAATACAACAGGATGCCAGTTACCATTACTCAGG ACTGCAGAAATCcagagcagaacctccagaacccagctgtgtgtctatgaagagtcacAACTCAATGTTTTTGCCTCCTAAATTCAGTGAtagagcagaacctccagaacccagctgtgtgtctatgaagagtcacAACTCAATGTTTTTGCCTCCTAAATTCAGTAATggagcagaacctccagagcccagctgtgtgtctatgaagagtcacAACTCAATGTTTTTGCCTCCTAAATTCAGTGAtagagcagaacctccagaacccagctgtgtgtctatgaagagtcacAACTCAATGTTTTTGCCTCCTAAATTCAGTGAtagagcagaacctccagaacccagctgtgtgtctatgaagagtggcAACTCAATGTTTTTGCCTCCTACCTTCAGTAATggagcagaacctccagagcccagctgtgtgtctatgaataTCCACAACTCAATGTTTATTCCTACTACCTTCAGTAATGTTGGAATATTTAAAAGGTAA
- the LOC125784484 gene encoding amyloid beta A4 precursor protein-binding family B member 1-interacting protein-like isoform X2: MMELHNSSDGGEPSGPKLQKSRAEPPEPSCVSMKSHNSMFLPPKFSDRAEPPEPSCVSMKSHNSMFLPPKFSNGAEPPEPSCVSMKSHNSMFLPPKFSDRAEPPEPSCVSMKSHNSMFLPPKFSDRAEPPEPSCVSMKSGNSMFLPPTFSNGAEPPEPSCVSMNIHNSMFIPTTFSNVGIFKR, encoded by the coding sequence ACTGCAGAAATCcagagcagaacctccagaacccagctgtgtgtctatgaagagtcacAACTCAATGTTTTTGCCTCCTAAATTCAGTGAtagagcagaacctccagaacccagctgtgtgtctatgaagagtcacAACTCAATGTTTTTGCCTCCTAAATTCAGTAATggagcagaacctccagagcccagctgtgtgtctatgaagagtcacAACTCAATGTTTTTGCCTCCTAAATTCAGTGAtagagcagaacctccagaacccagctgtgtgtctatgaagagtcacAACTCAATGTTTTTGCCTCCTAAATTCAGTGAtagagcagaacctccagaacccagctgtgtgtctatgaagagtggcAACTCAATGTTTTTGCCTCCTACCTTCAGTAATggagcagaacctccagagcccagctgtgtgtctatgaataTCCACAACTCAATGTTTATTCCTACTACCTTCAGTAATGTTGGAATATTTAAAAGGTAA
- the LOC111196148 gene encoding NLR family CARD domain-containing protein 3-like, giving the protein MKNRYESLFEGIKTPENRTLLNRIYTQLYIIEGESEGVNEEHEIIKMEKTSNKYLQETPINCLDIFRPVEDPEEEMEGVNSTAVMVNLVRRNKMIKDKGPKKLRTVLTKGIAGIGKTVSVQKFILDWAEGKANQDVDFMFVLPFRELNLIKYEQYSLYTLLCTFHPEIKDLDSRICDGRRVVFIFDGLDESRIPLNFSQCEKVSDITATSLVGVLMTNLLKGELLPSAHIWITSRPAAANQIPPQCINRVTEIQGFNDPQKEEYFRKRISDQDQAQKIISHIKTVRSLHIMCHIPVFCWISATVLQRIMKQSNTEIPKTLTEMYSHFLITQTNMKNEKYAETFNCNPVELLESNRTMLLKLAKLAFNQLMKGNVMFYEEDLRECGIDLTEASVYSGICTEIFREECVLYQRKVYSFVHLSFQEFLAAFYVFHCYLSKNMEELMDFKPQNRKWPENVPLDELLIGAVSKASESQNGHLDLFLRFLLGISLDSSQKVLQSLLIHTERTSWSIKLTVTYIKHLISAEDLAADRYVNLFLCLTEMHDQDLPREIQKYIDSDKSSRKDLSALECFALYYMLQTSEEVLDELDLKKYNTSRIAYMKLFPAVNNCRKALLGGCGLTMKHCETICCALKSESSCLKELDLSNNDLQDSGVELLSAGMKSSHCKLETLRLARCNLGQKTCENLGSVLNLESTCLKELDLSNNDLQDSGVELLSAGLKSSHCKLETLRLSGCMVTENGCCSLAAALSSSLSHLKELDLTYNHPGESGQQLLSSRPEDPGYTVRMESGGAIRIKPGPKKWFCDFTLDPNTAHRSLSLSEENRRVECRWGEEQQSYPDHPERFNWVPQVLSREGVTGRCYWEAEWSRRGGAAVALSYKTISRKGGGSDCEFGGNINSWCLNCFNNSYSVLHNNKRTALPPPPSGCRRVGVYVDCPAGILSFYRVSTDTPSHTLTHLHTLYTTFTKPLYAGVWVGSGSSVTLCKIE; this is encoded by the exons ATGAAGAACAGGTACGAGAGCTTATTTGAGGGAATCAAAACACCAGAGAACAGAACCCTCCTGAACAGGATTTACACAcagctctacatcatagagggagagagtgaaggggTTAATGAAGAACATGAGATTATAAAGATGGAGAAGACTTCAAACAAATACTTACAGGAAACTCCAATCAACTGCTTAGACATCTTTAGACCTGTAGAAGATCCTGAAGAAGAAATGGAAGGAGTGAACAGTACAGCTGTGATGGTTAATCTTGTCAGACGAAACAAAATGATAAAAGATAAAGGACCAAAAAAGCttagaactgtgctgactaaaggcattgctggaattggaaaaacagtctctgtacagaagttcattctggactgggcagagggaaaagccaatcaggatgtagaTTTCATGTTCGTGCTTCCATTCCGAGAGCTGAACCTGATTAAATATGAGCAGTACAGTCTTTACACACTTCTCTGTACTTTTCATCCTGAGATCAAAGACCTGGACTCTAGGATATGTGATGGGCGCAGAGttgtgttcatctttgatggtctggatgaaagcagaattccacTGAATTTTTCACAGTGTGAGAAAGTGTCTGACATCACCGCAACATCATTAGTGGGTGTGTTAATGACAAACCTTCTCAAAGGAGAGTTGCTGCCCTCTGCTCACATCTGGATCACCtcccgaccagcagcagccaatcagattcctcctCAGTGTATCAACCGTGTGACAGAAATTCAGGGGTTTAATGAcccacagaaggaggagtacttcaggaagagaatCAGTGACCAAGACCAAGCCCAGAAAATCATCTCCCACATTAAGACAGTGAGGAGTctccacatcatgtgccacattcccgtcttctgctggatctcagccactgtgcttCAGAGAATCATGAAACAGAGTAAtacagaaatccctaaaactcTGACTGAGATGTACTCCCACTTTCTGATCACTCAGACCAACATGAAGAATGAGAAGTATGCAGAGACCTTCAACTGTAATCCAGTGGAATTGCTGGAATCTAACAGAACCATGCTTTTGAAACTGGCTAAACTGGCTTTTAATCAGTTGATGAAGGGGAACGTGATGTTCtatgaagaggacctgagagagtgCGGTATTGATCTCACTGAGGCCTCAGTGTATTCTGGGATCTGCACTGAGATCTTTAGGGAGGAATGTGTGCTTTATCAAAGGAAGGtctacagctttgtacatctgagctttcaggagttcctgGCTGCTTTCTATGTGTTTCACTGCTACCTGAGCAAGAACATGGAGGAGCTGATGGATTTTAAACCACAAAACAGAAAATGGCCTGAAAATGTCCCACTGGATGAGCTCCTGATAGGAGCAGTGAGCAAAGCCTCAGAGAGTCAGAATGGACATCTGGAtcttttcctccgtttcctgCTGGGCATCTCTCTGGATTCCAGTCAGAAGGTCCTACAGAGCCTCCTGATCCACACAGAGAGAACCTCATGGAGTATCAAACTAACAGTGACTTACATCAAACATTTAATCTCAGCAGAAGATCTTGCTGCTGACAGATATGttaacctgttcctctgtctgactgaaatgcatgaccaggatttaccCAGAGAGATTCAGAAATACATAGATTCAGACAAAAGCTCAAGGAAGGATCTGTCTGCTCTAGAGTGTTTTGCTCTTTACTACATGCTGCAGACCTCAGAGGAGGTGCTGGATGAGCTGGATCTGAAAAAATACAACACATCAAGAATTGCTTATATGAAACTGTTTCCAGCTGTGAACAACTGCAGAAAGGCTCT ACTTGGTGGCTGTGGTCTCACCATGAAACACTGTGAAACCATCTGCTGTGCTCTGAAATCAGAAAGCTCctgcctgaaagagctggacctcagtaacaatgacctgcaggattcaggagtggagctgctctctgctggaatgaagagttcacactgtaaactggagacactcag ACTAGCTAGATGTAATCTTGGTcaaaagacgtgtgaaaatctgggatcagttttaaacctggaaagcacctgcctgaaagagctggacctcagtaacaatgatctgcaggattcaggagtggaactgctctctgctggactgaagagttcacactgtaaactggagacactcag attatctggttgtatggtcACAGAAAATGGCTGTTGTTCTTTGGCTGCAGCTCTGAGTTCAAGTCTCTCCCACCTGAAGGAATTGGATCtaacctacaaccacccaggagaatCAGGACAACAGCTGCTCTCTTCTAGACCAGAAGATCCAGGCTACACAGTCAG aaTGGAATCTGGAGGGGCAATCAGAATAAAACCAGGACCAAAGAAAT ggttctgtgatttcacactggatccaaacacagctcaccgctctctctctctgagtgaggagaacaggagggtggagtgtaGATGGGGAGAGGAGcagcagtcgtatcctgatcatccagagaggtttAATTGGGTTCctcaggttctgagtagagagggagttactggacgctgttactgggaggctgagtggagcaggagaggaggagctgctgtagctctgagttataaaaccatcagcaggaaaggaggaggatcagactgtgagtttggagggaatataaactcctggtgtctgaactgctttaataacagttactctgttcttcacaataataaGAGAACTGctctcccccctcctccctccggctgtaggagagtaggagtgtatgtggactgtcccgccggcattctgtccttctacagagtctccactgatacaccctcacacactctcacacacttacacacactctacaccaccttcactaagcccctctatgcaggggtTTGGGTTGGttctggctcctcagtgactctgtgtaaaatagaataa